From the Micromonospora echinospora genome, the window GGCCCGCCCGGCGCTGTTGCGCCTTCGACGTACCGGGTCAGCCCTGAAGGGCGCCGCGCACCTGGCCGCGCATCTCCTGCACGGAGGTGGTGGTCTGCCCGAGGGCCTGCCGCACCGAGTCGAGGATCTGCTTGACGGTGTCAGCCGAGGTGTTCCACTGCGTCTGAATGCCGTTGTAGATCTCCATTTCGTCGCCTTCCCAATTGGCCTTGACCCGGGTGACGAAATTGGTGAGATCATCGAGACTTGCCTGGACGCCGTTGGCGACGGCGGCGATGTCGCCCTGGGCCGATCCGGCGGTCGACTCGTCGTAGCTGAACACGTCGGCCATGTCTGACTCCTTCAGCTAGCCGCGGAACTTCGCGCCGTCCCAGTTGGCCGACCCCATGGTCGACTGCAACTGGCTGGTCTGCTCGGAGTGGTACGTGTCGTAGAGCTGGCCGGCGGATCCCACCCGACTCTTGATGTCGTTGAGCGCCTTGTTCAGGTCGGCCATCGCCGCGTTCCACCGCTGGGTGAGTTGGTCCCAGCTCTGGAACGCCGAACCCTTCCACACCGCCGGCAGTGGTTCAATGGCGCTGATGAATGATCTTGCCTGGCTGTTGAGCGCCGCGACCGACGTGTCGAGGTTGGACGAGTGCTGGTTGACGGAGTTGTCCGTGATCGAAAACTTGGTGCCCACAGAGGCCTCCCCTGCTGTGCGACATTCCCTCGACCCAACACAGCACATCGATTGGCCAATGTCACTGACTTAGTCAATCTTCTGCACCAATCGGCAAGCCAGGGTAAGGATCATGTAACGGGTGTCGGCGGCGAGGAGCGGCCAGCGCAGCACTCCGCCGCCGCGCAACGCCGGGTCGTCGGGGAGCACGAGAGCGCCGTCGTCGACGGGAGCGGCCGGGCGACCACCGGGGGCGGTGGCCCCGTCCCGCCGGACCCGCACGTCGACCGCCACCTCCTCGACCGGGCGGGGTAGCAGCGGGGCGATCCAGGAGCGGCACCGGGCCGACTTCTGGGCGTGCCCGGGACCGTCGGGCAGCACGATCACCACCTGATCGGCCCGGGTCAGCACGGCGGGCACGACCGGGTCGGAGGTCAGCGGCGGGGTGTCGACCACGCGGGTCGGGAACCACCGGGCCAGGGCAGTCGTCGCCGGGGCGTACTCGACGTCGGTCAGCGGCCGGTCCGTGCCGGCCGGGTCGGCGGCCAGCAGCATCGGCCCCTCGCCGAGGGTGAGCTGTTCCCGCAGCCAGCGGCGCCCGACCGCGCCCGGGCGCGCACCCGCGTCACCCCGTACACCAAGGGCGGTCAACACGGCAGTGGTCGACCCGCCGGGCCGGGTGGCCAACCGACGGTGCAGGCCCCCGCCGTGGCCGGTCTCCACCGCGAGCACCCGGGAGCTCTGGTGACGGGCCAGGGCCAGAGCGAGCAGGGCGGCCACGGTCGACCGGCCGGCTCCCCGATCCGGGCCGACCACGGCGATGACACCCGGCGCGAGCGGTGCGGACAGGGTCGCCGAATGGGTCCACTCGGCCCGCAGCCGCGCGGCGACGCGGGGATCCAGGGCGCGCCACGCCGCCCGACCGGCCGCCCGGAGCAGCGGCCCGGCCGACACCGGGAGGGGCTTTTGTCGGTACTCGGTCATCGACTTCTCCGCATTGACGTTGGTTGCTAGCCTGGCTTCGGTGACGGGAGGCGTGATGACCTACGTCCAGTATCCATACGCGACGCTGGTGAGCCTGGGAAGGAATCTCACCACCCTGAGCGACAAGCTGGAGTCCGACCAACGGGGCGCGGTCGACTGCGGCGGGCTGGCTGACGACCACGGCGACATCCAGAATGCGATCTCGGACTTCCGGGGCGAGTGGAAGACCAGCCTGCTGGAGTTGACGAACAACATCGGCACCTGGGGTGAGATATCCGCCGCGATCGGCAAGATGGTCTCGGACTTCGACACCCAGACCGCAGCGGCGCTGCGGCCGAAGGAAGCGTAGGAGTGCGGGTGACCGACATTCTCGATCCACTTCCCGCCTCGGACCTGAAGATCAATTCCCACGCGCCGCATCCGCCGTTTCCCTGGACGGCCGCGATTCCGTCGGACTGGGTCCTGCTGGACACCAATCCGGAGTCCTGGCAGCGCAACGCGGAACGCATCGTCGACGACCGGTTCCACGGACGCCGACTACGGGCCGCCGAGCGACGGGCGGTGCTCGACTTCCTCGAACAACTGGTCGCCGACTGTCAGCGGGCCGGTGCCGCACTCAGCATGGTGCAGCTGGGTCGGATGTCGACCGGCGCGGTCGGCAGCGCGGGGTTGCACCTGGGCTGGTTCGACTCGACCCCGCAACCCGCCGGGCTCGCGCTGGTCCGGCAGAGCCTGTCCCGGACGGGGACGGTCGAGGAGGTGGAGACCCCACGCGGCCCCGGCCTGCTCCACCGGGACGTGGCGTTCACCGTGCCGCCGGGAGCGCTGACCCGGGTGCGATCCACCGTCCTCCAGCTCTACCTGCCCCTGCCGGGCACGACGTGGACGGCCGTGCTGAGCGCGGCGACGCCCCACCCGGAGTTGGAACGCATGCTCGCCGACGCGATCGTCGCGGTGGCCCACGCCATCTCCCCCGCCGACCCCACGAACGCCGCCGAGCCGACGGACGCCACCGACCCCACGGACGCCGTCGAGCCCAGGGCCGGGGCGGACGGAACCGGCGACCCCGGGGACGCCGAAGGTGGCTGACGCCCGGGACCGGGCCGTCGTCGAGGCCCACGCGCTGCGGACGGCCACCGCCACGGCCGCGTTGCTGCACGGCTCGCGCCGGGGTCCCCGCCAACTGCGCCGCCCGTACGCGGCGGTGGTCGCCAGCCTGGTCGTCGGCGCGCTGCTGATGGTCGCGGTCTGGGCGATCAGCACGATCGGGGAACTACTGGCCGAACAGCGTCGCGAGCGGGCCCGGGCCGACCGGGTGACGGCGGTGCCGGTCGTACGGGTTCCCGCGCCCGGGCCGACGGGGTACGCACCACAGCGTCCGCTCTGAGCGGGTCCGCCTCAGCCGGCCGCCCAGGCGAATCCGCCGAAGACCGCGATCACCAACGGCACCAGGCTCACCACCGCGACCACCTCGACCAGGTCGAGGAGCTGTCTCGTCCGGGCGGCCGCCACGTCGTCGAGGCGGGGTCGGCCGGCCCGGAGCAGCACCGCCACGGCCGCCGCACCGCCGGCCACGAGCAGCCAGACCCGGCCCGGTCCCGCCGACGTGAGGAGCCCGACGCCGTCGACCAGCAGGACGGTGGCCACGACCACCGGCACGACGAGCATCGGCACCACCTGGCCCCGGCGGGTGAAGATCCTCGACCGCAGGGCGAACACCAGGCCCAGGACGCCGCCGAGGAGCACCCCGGACGGCACGTCCCCGGTGAGCAGCACCAGAGCCGTCCCGGCCGCCGCTCCGGCGATGCCGGTGACCGTCCCGCGCAGGACCGCCTCACCACGACGGACGGCGGCCTCGACCAGGTGCCGACCGACCCATCGGCTCTCCTCCTGCATGCGCAGCAGTTCGACGAGGCGGGACGAGTCGAGGGCGAGTTGCGGTG encodes:
- a CDS encoding WXG100 family type VII secretion target, translated to MADVFSYDESTAGSAQGDIAAVANGVQASLDDLTNFVTRVKANWEGDEMEIYNGIQTQWNTSADTVKQILDSVRQALGQTTTSVQEMRGQVRGALQG
- a CDS encoding WXG100 family type VII secretion target, which encodes MGTKFSITDNSVNQHSSNLDTSVAALNSQARSFISAIEPLPAVWKGSAFQSWDQLTQRWNAAMADLNKALNDIKSRVGSAGQLYDTYHSEQTSQLQSTMGSANWDGAKFRG